A part of Heliangelus exortis chromosome 3, bHelExo1.hap1, whole genome shotgun sequence genomic DNA contains:
- the LOC139795216 gene encoding transcription factor E2F6-like isoform X2, producing the protein MTNPLDCERVKQLPPETLRVSETPMTNLNVNSEKNFVRRTLKAKKCRFDQSLVTFTKKFMDLVKAAPDGVLDLNEVATMLGVPKRRLYDITSVLHGVDLIRKRSKNVIQWIGSNVGLVSGKARAQQSLEDELFELSEMEEALDELIKECACQLFELTDDKETAKLAYVTYQDIRSIQTFQEQIVIAIKAPEETILEIPIPKEDCIEVHVKSTKGPIDVYLCEVEQGKSGAKTCEDMDTVTSETEPSVPPVEVRSPGEEKINPLEMAD; encoded by the exons ATGACCAACCCGCTCGACTGTGAGCGTGTGAAGCAGCTGCCGCCGGAAACGCTGCGTGTGAGTGAG aCACCAATGACAAACTTGAATGTGAACAGTGAAAAGAATTTTGTGAGAA GAACTCTGAAAGCTAAAAAGTGTCGTTTTGATCAGTCCTTGGTTACTTTCACCAAAAAATTCATGGATCTTGTCAAAGCAGCTCCAGATGGTGTCCTTGATTTAAATGAAGTAGCAACAATGCTTGGAGTACCAAAGCGAAGATTGTATGACATCACCAGTGTTTTGCATGGAGTCGACTTAATTCGGAAAAGATCCAAGAATGTTATCCAGTGGAT AGGTTCTAATGTTGGCCTTGTTTCTGGAAAAGCACGAGCCCAGCAAAGCCTTGAAGATGAACTTTTTGAATTGTCAGAAATGGAAGAAGCTCTGGATGAATTAATCAAGGAATGTGCTTGTCAGTTATTTGAGCTGACAGATGacaaagaaactgcaaaa CTAGCTTATGTGACATACCAAGATATCCGTAGCATTCAAACATTTCAGGAACAGATTGTGATTGCAATCAAAGCTCCAGAGGAAACCATACTGGAAATACCAATTCCTAAAGAG GATTGCATAGAAGTACATGTGAAGAGCACAAAAGGCCCCATTGATGTGTATCTATGTGAGGTGGAACAAGGGAAGTCAGGTGCCAAAACTTGTGAAGATATGGATACTGTCACTTCTGAAACTGAGCCATCAGTTCCTCCCGTGGAAG TGAGATCTCCAGGGGAAGAGAAAATCAATCCACTTGAGATGGCAGATTGA
- the LOC139795216 gene encoding transcription factor E2F6-like isoform X1, giving the protein MTNPLDCERVKQLPPETLRTPMTNLNVNSEKNFVRRTLKAKKCRFDQSLVTFTKKFMDLVKAAPDGVLDLNEVATMLGVPKRRLYDITSVLHGVDLIRKRSKNVIQWIGSNVGLVSGKARAQQSLEDELFELSEMEEALDELIKECACQLFELTDDKETAKLAYVTYQDIRSIQTFQEQIVIAIKAPEETILEIPIPKEDCIEVHVKSTKGPIDVYLCEVEQGKSGAKTCEDMDTVTSETEPSVPPVEVRSPGEEKINPLEMAD; this is encoded by the exons ATGACCAACCCGCTCGACTGTGAGCGTGTGAAGCAGCTGCCGCCGGAAACGCTGCGT aCACCAATGACAAACTTGAATGTGAACAGTGAAAAGAATTTTGTGAGAA GAACTCTGAAAGCTAAAAAGTGTCGTTTTGATCAGTCCTTGGTTACTTTCACCAAAAAATTCATGGATCTTGTCAAAGCAGCTCCAGATGGTGTCCTTGATTTAAATGAAGTAGCAACAATGCTTGGAGTACCAAAGCGAAGATTGTATGACATCACCAGTGTTTTGCATGGAGTCGACTTAATTCGGAAAAGATCCAAGAATGTTATCCAGTGGAT AGGTTCTAATGTTGGCCTTGTTTCTGGAAAAGCACGAGCCCAGCAAAGCCTTGAAGATGAACTTTTTGAATTGTCAGAAATGGAAGAAGCTCTGGATGAATTAATCAAGGAATGTGCTTGTCAGTTATTTGAGCTGACAGATGacaaagaaactgcaaaa CTAGCTTATGTGACATACCAAGATATCCGTAGCATTCAAACATTTCAGGAACAGATTGTGATTGCAATCAAAGCTCCAGAGGAAACCATACTGGAAATACCAATTCCTAAAGAG GATTGCATAGAAGTACATGTGAAGAGCACAAAAGGCCCCATTGATGTGTATCTATGTGAGGTGGAACAAGGGAAGTCAGGTGCCAAAACTTGTGAAGATATGGATACTGTCACTTCTGAAACTGAGCCATCAGTTCCTCCCGTGGAAG TGAGATCTCCAGGGGAAGAGAAAATCAATCCACTTGAGATGGCAGATTGA
- the LOC139795218 gene encoding transcription factor E2F6-like isoform X1 produces the protein MTNPLDCECLKLLPLEALRVSETPMTNLNVNSEKNFVRRSLKRCRFDQSLVYLTQKFMDLVKAAPDGVLDLNEVATMLGVRKRRVYDITNVLEGIDLIQKRSKNVIQWIGSDLDHVVRKPPQQESLEDELSELSSMEETLDELIKECARQLFELTDDKETAKLAYVTYQDIRSIQTFQEQIVIAIKAPEETILEIPIPKEDCIEVHVKSTKGPIDVYLCEVEQGKSGAKTCEDMDTVTSETEPSVPPVEGDISGGRENQST, from the exons ATGACCAACCCGCTCGACTGCGAGTGTCTGAAGCTGCTGCCGCTGGAAGCGCTGCGTGTGAGTGAG aCACCAATGACAAACTTGAATGTGAACAGTGAAAAGAATTTTGTGAGAA GAAGTCTAAAGAGGTGTCGATTTGATCAGTCCTTGGTTTATTTAACCCAAAAATTCATGGATCTTGTCAAAGCAGCTCCAGATGGTGTCCTTGATTTAAATGAAGTAGCAACAATGCTTGGAGTACGAAAGCGAAGAGTGTATGACATCACCAATGTGTTGGAGGGAATCGACTTAATTCAGAAAAGATCCAAGAATGTTATCCAGTGGAT AGGTTCTGATCTTGACCATGTTGTTAGAAAACCACCACAGCAAGAAAGCCTTGAAGATGAACTTTCTGAATTGTCATCCATGGAAGAAACTCTGGATGAATTAATCAAGGAATGTGCTCGTCAGTTATTTGAACTGACAGATGacaaagaaactgcaaa ACTAGCTTATGTGACATACCAAGATATCCGTAGCATTCAAACATTTCAGGAACAGATTGTGATTGCAATCAAAGCTCCAGAGGAAACCATACTGGAAATACCAATTCCTAAAGAG GATTGCATAGAAGTACATGTGAAGAGCACAAAAGGCCCCATTGATGTGTATCTATGTGAGGTGGAACAAGGGAAGTCAGGTGCCAAAACTTGTGAAGATATGGATACTGTCACTTCTGAAACTGAGCCATCAGTTCCTCCCGTGGAAG GTGATATCTCCGGGGGAAGAGAAAATCAATCCACTTGA
- the LOC139795218 gene encoding transcription factor E2F6-like isoform X2: MTNPLDCECLKLLPLEALRVSETPMTNLNVNSEKNFVRRSLKRCRFDQSLVYLTQKFMDLVKAAPDGVLDLNEVATMLGVRKRRVYDITNVLEGIDLIQKRSKNVIQWIGSDLDHVVRKPPQQESLEDELSELSSMEETLDELIKECARQLFELTDDKETAKLAYVTYQDIRSIQTFQEQIVIAIKAPEETILEIPIPKELVYYRIA, encoded by the exons ATGACCAACCCGCTCGACTGCGAGTGTCTGAAGCTGCTGCCGCTGGAAGCGCTGCGTGTGAGTGAG aCACCAATGACAAACTTGAATGTGAACAGTGAAAAGAATTTTGTGAGAA GAAGTCTAAAGAGGTGTCGATTTGATCAGTCCTTGGTTTATTTAACCCAAAAATTCATGGATCTTGTCAAAGCAGCTCCAGATGGTGTCCTTGATTTAAATGAAGTAGCAACAATGCTTGGAGTACGAAAGCGAAGAGTGTATGACATCACCAATGTGTTGGAGGGAATCGACTTAATTCAGAAAAGATCCAAGAATGTTATCCAGTGGAT AGGTTCTGATCTTGACCATGTTGTTAGAAAACCACCACAGCAAGAAAGCCTTGAAGATGAACTTTCTGAATTGTCATCCATGGAAGAAACTCTGGATGAATTAATCAAGGAATGTGCTCGTCAGTTATTTGAACTGACAGATGacaaagaaactgcaaa ACTAGCTTATGTGACATACCAAGATATCCGTAGCATTCAAACATTTCAGGAACAGATTGTGATTGCAATCAAAGCTCCAGAGGAAACCATACTGGAAATACCAATTCCTAAAGAG TTGGTTTATTATAGGATTGCATAG